One genomic region from Accipiter gentilis chromosome Z, bAccGen1.1, whole genome shotgun sequence encodes:
- the MINAR2 gene encoding major intrinsically disordered NOTCH2-binding receptor 1-like, translating to MDFSVLPNNNHPDKFLQLEVKSLVKNSAFLQASLAKFPEAALPGVQRWHNRVYLQREKRNVTELPGLDSNRVSQEMIDKALGKHITPITLKSTIKSNPLYSDIQVDDDWEEKKKSPSWTVQDYDRHSLHSNLASHIKENPNDLQFWMGDIYTPGYDTLLKKKEREKKHSKCCRIILLMVLALCILITIVTLTILLT from the exons ATGGACTTCTCTGTTTTGCCAAACAACAACCATCCTGACAAATTCCTGCAACTGGAGGTGAAGTCTTTAGTGAAAAACTCTGCCTTTCTACAAGCCAGCTTGGCAAAATTTCCAGAGGCAGCTTTACCTGGAGTGCAGCGGTGGCACAACAGGGTCTATTTACAG agagaaaagagaaatgtcACTGAGCTGCCGGGCTTAGACTCTAACAGGGTCAGTCAAGAAATGATAGACAAAGCTCTCGGGAAACACATTACACCCATCACCCTGAAATCCACAATCAAAAGCAATCCCTTGTATAGTGATATCCAGGTGGATGATGactgggaggagaagaaaaagagccCTTCCTGGACTGTGCAAGACTATGACAGACACTCACTGCACTCTAACTTGGCCAGCCACATAAAG GAAAATCCTAATGATCTACAGTTCTGGATGGGGGATATTTATACACCTGGGTATGATaccttattaaaaaagaaagagagagaaaaaaagcattccaAATGTTGCCGAATAATCCTGCTCATGGTACTAGCTCTTTGCATCCTGATTACCATAGTCACACTCACCATTTTACTTACTTAG